One Archangium violaceum genomic window, GAATGTCTCAATCGGCGTGAGCGCCTGTGGAGCCGCCGTATCCGCCGGGGGCCAGTCAAAGCCTGCGTCCGCGGCGCCGCTGCTGGCAGTGGCAGTCTTCTCTGGTCGCTTTCGCGCCGACATCGTCCCCTTTCGTTTCGTGGGCGCAGTCTTCTTCGCTGGAGGAGCCGGGGCTCTGGGGACCTCCGTGACGACCGGCGCCTGTGACGGTGGAGGTGCCGCTACAGGCATCTCGAAGCTCTTTCGAGCCAGAGCGCCCGCGCCTGCAACGACAAGGACCAGCATGCTGACGCCGCCGAGCAGGAGTACCTTCCATTTTCGGCGAAGCCATGCCGCCTTCTGAGGCGCCTTGGGCATTGCCGCCTCCGGTACCGCAGGAGCCTGGACGGGCGCCCGGCTTTCCTGGACCCGCGCTTCGGTGCGAAGCCGTGCCTGCTCCATTGCCGCGGCCTCACGGCGAAGTTGCTCGTGCCGCTCTCGGTTCAGCTTTTGGAACAGCTCTCCTAGGAGGCTCGGAAAAATAAATGTTCCACACGGCGTGTTGAGTGTCTGAATTCAGCAGACGGGTGACAGATGAACGTAACGCCATCGATAGAGGCTGTTCAACGCAAATTCGAGGCGCTGCGTGCGGGAATGAACGAGGCGGTTCGTCGGCGCTGGGCGGCTGCGGAGGCCAGGTCCTTGGGAAGGGGAGGCATCAGTTTGGTGGCAAAGGCCACAGGACTGTCCCGGTCGGCAATACGGCGGGGGTTGAAAGAGCTTGAACAGGGGGTGACTCTCGACATCCACCGCGCACGCCGCCATGGTGGAGGCCGGAAGAAAGCGACAGAGAAAGACACAACGTTGCTGTCGGACCTCGAGGTGTTGGTGGAGCCAGCCACGCGCGGCGATCCGATGTCGCCCTTGCGCTGGACTTGCAAGAGCACCGTGAAACTGGCCGCTGAGTTGAGTCATCGAGGCCATGCCATCGATCCCAGCACCGTGGGGAGACTTCTGCGCCAGACGGGCTACAGCCTCCAGAGTAACCGCAAAACGCGTGAGGGCGGCAAGCATCCCGACCGAAACGCACAATTCGAGCACATCAACGCGCTGGTGCGGGCCTTCCACCGGCGCGGAGAGCCTGTCATCTCGGTGGATGCCAAGAAAAAGGAGTTGGTGGGGGACTTCAAGAACGCAGGAAGGGAGTGGCACCCGAAAGCCAAGCCGTCCGAGGTTCGGGTATACGACTTCGTAGATAAGGAGTTGGGTAAAGTCCTGCCGTACGGCGTCTATGACGTGGGCGCCAATGAGGGATGGGTGAGCGTAGGGGTGACACACGACACGCCCGCCTTCGCCACGTCCACCATCCGAACCTGGTGGTTGGAGATGGGCCGAGAGCGCTACGCGCGAGCGAAGGAGTTGCTCATCATCGCAGACAGCGGTGGCAGCAACAGCGCTCGTGCTCGGTTGTGGAAAGTGGAGTTGCAGCACCTGGCGGACGAGATGGGGCTGCGAATCAGCGTCAGCCACCTACCGCCCGGAACGAGCAAGTGGAACAAGATAGAGCATCGGATGTTCTGCCATATCACCCACAACTGGAGAGGGCGTCCCCTGGAGAGTCGAGAGATCGTCGTCAACCTCATCGGGAGCACGACTACCGAAAAGGGCCTACACATTCAGGCAGCACTCGATACGGACGACAACCCTCTTGGCATAAAGGTAACCAACCATGAGATGGAGTCGCTCCGAATAAAAAGGAACAAGTTCCATGGGGAATGGAACTACGTATTCATACCCAACGTGGTTTGAATTTCACGCACAATGGAACATTTATTTTTCCGAGCCTCCTACGGACCCATCCGTCGGGCTCTCGCCTTCGCCGTGCTTCACCTTTCGGCTCGCCCGGCTACCTTGCTTCCGCGGGCTTTCTCCGCGGGGCGAGGAGCCCTTCCCTGTTTCAACCCATGGCCTTGTGCACGTGCCGTGGCCTTTACCCCGCCGAGCAGCCCTTCCCCTGGTCGACTTCGAAACGGGCCTGCTGCCTTCGCCATGATTGTGGTGGCTCGGCGCTCGGAACCTTTCTGCTTACGGGGCCTCGACCGGCCGTTCATCGCGTCGTTACGGCCCGCGCACTCGCTCGTCCCGCCCAGGGCGGGACTTCGTCGGTGGGCTTCGCTCACGGGCATCTCCCCCGCGAGCGCCACCCAAGCTATGCGGCCTCGACCTGTTGCCGCTTCGGGACTCTCACCCTACGGGTCCATGGGTACCTCCAGGCATCACACAACCGCTCCGAGAGAGAACTCAGGAGGATTGCAATGGGGGCTTCATTGTGCATCACCTCTTCGAGTTGTTGTCGGCCTCTTCGCGCGGCGGCGAGGCTTGCGCGCGCCACGTGGGCTCGTACGACGCTTCTGGACTGCCTCGCGCACGGGCGGGGTTCGCAGATCCTCCACTCGAATCTGCCACGGTGCATCCGGCATCACCTGCTTGGCGGGCAGCACTCCACACTGGATGAGCTTGCGAATCACCTGGTCCGGTACGCCGAGGGTTGCGGCAGCATCCCGCATCGTGAGCCAGGCGCTGTCATCACGGGCGGGGGCGTAGGCGGGAATCCGG contains:
- a CDS encoding ISAzo13 family transposase, with protein sequence MNVTPSIEAVQRKFEALRAGMNEAVRRRWAAAEARSLGRGGISLVAKATGLSRSAIRRGLKELEQGVTLDIHRARRHGGGRKKATEKDTTLLSDLEVLVEPATRGDPMSPLRWTCKSTVKLAAELSHRGHAIDPSTVGRLLRQTGYSLQSNRKTREGGKHPDRNAQFEHINALVRAFHRRGEPVISVDAKKKELVGDFKNAGREWHPKAKPSEVRVYDFVDKELGKVLPYGVYDVGANEGWVSVGVTHDTPAFATSTIRTWWLEMGRERYARAKELLIIADSGGSNSARARLWKVELQHLADEMGLRISVSHLPPGTSKWNKIEHRMFCHITHNWRGRPLESREIVVNLIGSTTTEKGLHIQAALDTDDNPLGIKVTNHEMESLRIKRNKFHGEWNYVFIPNVV